A part of Cannabis sativa cultivar Pink pepper isolate KNU-18-1 chromosome 6, ASM2916894v1, whole genome shotgun sequence genomic DNA contains:
- the LOC115724825 gene encoding ATPase 8, plasma membrane-type isoform X2 yields MADISLEDVKNETIDLERVPIEEVFEQLKCTREGLTSEDGERRLQIFGPNKLEEKKESKVLKFLGFMWNPLSWVMESAAIMAIVLANGGGKPPDWQDFVGIVVLLIINSTISFIEENNAGNAAAALMAGLAPKTKVLRDGKWSEQEAAILVPGDVISIKLGDIVPADARLLEGDPLKIDQSALTGESLPVTKHPGSEVYSGSTCKQGEIEAVVIATGVHTFFGKAAHLVDSTNQVGHFQKVLTAIGNFCICSIAIGMLVEIIVMYPIQHRAYRDGIDNLLVLLIGGIPIAMPTVLSVTMAIGSHRLSQQGAITKRMTAIEEMAGMDVLCSDKTGTLTLNKLTVDKSLIEVFNKDIDKDTVVLLAARASRVENQDAIDASIVGMLGDPKEARAGITEVHFLPFNPVDKRTAITYIDNNGNWHRCSKGAPEQIIDLCDLKGQVRENAHAIIDKYAERGLRSLAVGRQTVPEKSKESAGGPWEFVGLMPLFDPPRHDSAETIRRALELGVNVKMITGDQLAIGKETGRRLGMGTNMYPSSSLLGQNKDEATAGIAVDELIEKADGFAGVFPEHKYEIVKKLQERKHICGMTGDGVNDAPALKKADIGIAVADATDAARSASDIVLTEPGLSVIISAVLTSRAIFQRMKNYTIYAVSITIRIVLGFLLVALIWEFDFSPFMVLIIAILNDGTIMTISKDRVKPSPLPDSWKLKEIFATGVVLGTYMAVMTVVFFWLAHETEFFSETFHVKPLTTLAELNSALYLQVSIISQALIFVTRSRSWSFVERPGFLLLGAFIAAQLVATLIAVYSNWGFARIQGIGWGWAGAIWVFSIVTYFPLDVLKFMIRYALSGKAWNTLLQNKTAFTTKKDYGRGEREAQWALAQRTIHGLQPPVALYNSDNHELSEIAEQAKRRAEVARLRELHTLKGHVESVVKLKGLDIDTIQQHYTV; encoded by the exons aTGGCTGATATCTCTTTAGAAGATGTTAAGAATGAGACCATTGATCTT GAGCGAGTTCCTATTGAAGAAGTGTTTGAGCAGCTGAAATGTACAAGAGAAGGTTTGACAAGTGAGGATGGAGAGAGGAGACTCCAAATATTTGGCCCAAACAAGCTGGAGGAGAAAAAAGAGAGCAAAGTGCTTAAGTTCTTGGGTTTCATGTGGAATCCTCTCTCATGGGTCATGGAATCTGCTGCTATCATGGCCATTGTTTTGGCTAATGGAGGG GGCAAGCCACCAGATTGGCAGGACTTTGTTGGTATTGTTGTTTTGCTTATCATCAACTCAACTATCAGTTTCATTGAGGAAAACAACGCAGGTAACGCTGCAGCTGCTCTCATGGCCGGTCTTGCCCCCAAGACAAAG gttTTGAGGGATGGAAAATGGAGTGAGCAAGAGGCTGCAATTTTGGTACCAGGAGATGTGATCAGTATCAAGTTGGGAGACATTGTCCCTGCTGATGCACGTCTCTTGGAAGGTGATCCCTTAAAGATTGATCAGTCTGCCCTTACTGGTGAGTCTCTGCCTGTTACCAAGCATCCCGGCAGTGAGGTCTACTCTGGCTCCACATGCAAGCAGGGTGAGATTGAGGCTGTTGTTATTGCTACTGGTGTGCACACTTTCTTTGGAAAGGCTGCTCATTTAGTGGACAGTACCAATCAAGTCGGTCACTTTCAAAAG GTGTTGACAGccattggtaacttttgtatcTGCTCAATCGCGATAGGAATGTTGGTTGAGATCATTGTAATGTACCCAATTCAACACAGGGCATACAGAGACGGTATTGACAATCTTTTGGTGCTCCTCATTGGAGGTATCCCAATTGCCATGCCAACAGTCTTGTCTGTAACCATGGCTATTGGTTCCCACCGCCTTTCTCAGCAAGGGGCCATCACCAAGAGGATGACAGCAATTGAAGAGATGGCAGGAATGGATGTTCTTTGCAGTGACAAAACTGGAACTCTTACTCTCAACAAACTTACAGTGGATAAGTCTTTGATTGAG GTCTTCAACAAGGACATAGATAAGGACACTGTCGTCTTGCTTGCTGCAAGAGCATCTAGGGTTGAAAACCAAGATGCCATTGATGCATCAATTGTTGGGATGTTAGGTGACCCCAAAGag GCAAGAGCAGGAATCACTGAGGTACATTTCCTGCCTTTCAATCCTGTGGATAAGCGCACTGCAATCACCTACATTGACAACAATGGAAACTGGCACAGATGCAGCAAGGGTGCTCCCGAGCAA ATTATTGATCTTTGTGATCTCAAGGGACAAGTGAGAGAAAATGCCCATGCTATAATTGACAAGTATGCAGAGCGCGGTCTTCGTTCTTTGGCAGTTGGTCGACAG ACTGTTCCAGAGAAGAGTAAGGAGAGTGCTGGAGGGCCATGGGAGTTTGTAGGTCTCATGCCTCTCTTTGACCCTCCAAGGCATGACAGTGCTGAGACTATTCGCCGAGCTCTTGAGCTTGGTGTCAATGTGAAGATGATCACTGGTGATCAACTTGCCATTGGAAAAGAGACTGGCCGTAGGCTTGGCATGGGAACTAATATGTATCCCTCGTCCTCTCTCCTTGGTCAGAACAAAGATGAAGCCACTGCTGGAATTGCTGTTGATGAGCTCATTGAGAAGGCTGATGGTTTTGCTGGAGTCTTCCCTG AACATAAGTATGAGATTGTTAAGAAGCTACAAGAAAGGAAGCATATCTGTGGTATGACTGGAGATGGTGTCAATGATGCTCCGGCACTTAAGAAGGCAGACATTGGTATAGCTGTTGCTGATGCAACTGATGCAGCTAGAAGTGCATCTGACATTGTTTTGACAGAGCCAGGATTGAGTGTAATCATCAGTGCTGTGTTGACAAGTCGAGCCATCTTCCAAAGAATGAAGAACTACACAATTTACGCAGTTTCCATCACTATCCGTATTGTGTTGGGATTCTTGTTGGTTGCTCTCATTTGGGAATTTGATTTCTCACCTTTCATGGTTTTGATCATTGCCATCTTAAATGATGGCACAATCATGACCATTTCAAAGGACAGGGTGAAGCCATCTCCTCTACCTGACTCATGGAAACTGAAGGAGATTTTCGCTACTGGTGTTGTTCTTGGAACCTACATGGCTGTCATGACAGTAGTCTTCTTCTGGCTTGCACATGAAACAGAATTTTTCTCT GAAACCTTCCATGTGAAGCCTCTTACGACCTTGGCTGAGCTTAACTCAGCTCTCTACCTTCAAGTGAGCATTATTAGTCAAGCACTTATCTTTGTGACCCGTTCAAGGAGCTGGTCCTTTGTTGAACGCCCTGGATTTTTGCTTCTTGGTGCCTTCATTGCAGCACAACTG GTTGCCACTTTAATTGCTGTGTATTCAAACTGGGGTTTTGCTAGAATCCAAGGCATTGGGTGGGGATGGGCTGGTGCCATCTGGGTTTTCAGCATAGTCACTTACTTCCCTCTTGATGTTCTCAAGTTCATGATCCGATATGCATTGAGTGGCAAGGCCTGGAATACCTTGCTTCAAAACAAG ACTGCTTTCACAACAAAGAAGGATTATGGAAGAGGTGAAAGGGAAGCTCAGTGGGCATTGGCTCAACGAACAATTCATGGTCTTCAGCCACCGGTAGCTCTTTACAACAGCGATAACCATGAACTTTCTGAGATAGCTGAGCAAGCCAAAAGGCGTGCTGAAGTTGCTAG GCTGAGGGAGCTCCACACATTGAAGGGTCACGTTGAGTCTGTAGTGAAGTTGAAGGGGCTTGACATTGATACTATTCAGCAACACTACACTGTGTAG
- the LOC115724864 gene encoding large ribosomal subunit protein eL39z/eL39x codes for MPSHKSFMIKKKLAKKMRQNRPIPHWIRLRTDNTIRYNAKRRHWRRTKLGF; via the exons ATG CCGTCGCACAAGAGTTTCATGATCAAGAAGAAGCTGGCCAAGAAGATGCGCCAGAACAGGCCGATTCCTCACTGGATCCGGTTGAGGACCGACAATACCATTAG ATACAATGCCAAGCGCAGACACTGGCGCCGCACCAAGCTCGGATTCTAA
- the LOC115724825 gene encoding ATPase 8, plasma membrane-type isoform X1 has translation MADISLEDVKNETIDLERVPIEEVFEQLKCTREGLTSEDGERRLQIFGPNKLEEKKESKVLKFLGFMWNPLSWVMESAAIMAIVLANGGGKPPDWQDFVGIVVLLIINSTISFIEENNAGNAAAALMAGLAPKTKVLRDGKWSEQEAAILVPGDVISIKLGDIVPADARLLEGDPLKIDQSALTGESLPVTKHPGSEVYSGSTCKQGEIEAVVIATGVHTFFGKAAHLVDSTNQVGHFQKVLTAIGNFCICSIAIGMLVEIIVMYPIQHRAYRDGIDNLLVLLIGGIPIAMPTVLSVTMAIGSHRLSQQGAITKRMTAIEEMAGMDVLCSDKTGTLTLNKLTVDKSLIEVFNKDIDKDTVVLLAARASRVENQDAIDASIVGMLGDPKEARAGITEVHFLPFNPVDKRTAITYIDNNGNWHRCSKGAPEQIIDLCDLKGQVRENAHAIIDKYAERGLRSLAVGRQTVPEKSKESAGGPWEFVGLMPLFDPPRHDSAETIRRALELGVNVKMITGDQLAIGKETGRRLGMGTNMYPSSSLLGQNKDEATAGIAVDELIEKADGFAGVFPEHKYEIVKKLQERKHICGMTGDGVNDAPALKKADIGIAVADATDAARSASDIVLTEPGLSVIISAVLTSRAIFQRMKNYTIYAVSITIRIVLGFLLVALIWEFDFSPFMVLIIAILNDGTIMTISKDRVKPSPLPDSWKLKEIFATGVVLGTYMAVMTVVFFWLAHETEFFSVCNIKLVQSFHQLFNVYLLEQTLNSNNLQETFHVKPLTTLAELNSALYLQVSIISQALIFVTRSRSWSFVERPGFLLLGAFIAAQLVATLIAVYSNWGFARIQGIGWGWAGAIWVFSIVTYFPLDVLKFMIRYALSGKAWNTLLQNKTAFTTKKDYGRGEREAQWALAQRTIHGLQPPVALYNSDNHELSEIAEQAKRRAEVARLRELHTLKGHVESVVKLKGLDIDTIQQHYTV, from the exons aTGGCTGATATCTCTTTAGAAGATGTTAAGAATGAGACCATTGATCTT GAGCGAGTTCCTATTGAAGAAGTGTTTGAGCAGCTGAAATGTACAAGAGAAGGTTTGACAAGTGAGGATGGAGAGAGGAGACTCCAAATATTTGGCCCAAACAAGCTGGAGGAGAAAAAAGAGAGCAAAGTGCTTAAGTTCTTGGGTTTCATGTGGAATCCTCTCTCATGGGTCATGGAATCTGCTGCTATCATGGCCATTGTTTTGGCTAATGGAGGG GGCAAGCCACCAGATTGGCAGGACTTTGTTGGTATTGTTGTTTTGCTTATCATCAACTCAACTATCAGTTTCATTGAGGAAAACAACGCAGGTAACGCTGCAGCTGCTCTCATGGCCGGTCTTGCCCCCAAGACAAAG gttTTGAGGGATGGAAAATGGAGTGAGCAAGAGGCTGCAATTTTGGTACCAGGAGATGTGATCAGTATCAAGTTGGGAGACATTGTCCCTGCTGATGCACGTCTCTTGGAAGGTGATCCCTTAAAGATTGATCAGTCTGCCCTTACTGGTGAGTCTCTGCCTGTTACCAAGCATCCCGGCAGTGAGGTCTACTCTGGCTCCACATGCAAGCAGGGTGAGATTGAGGCTGTTGTTATTGCTACTGGTGTGCACACTTTCTTTGGAAAGGCTGCTCATTTAGTGGACAGTACCAATCAAGTCGGTCACTTTCAAAAG GTGTTGACAGccattggtaacttttgtatcTGCTCAATCGCGATAGGAATGTTGGTTGAGATCATTGTAATGTACCCAATTCAACACAGGGCATACAGAGACGGTATTGACAATCTTTTGGTGCTCCTCATTGGAGGTATCCCAATTGCCATGCCAACAGTCTTGTCTGTAACCATGGCTATTGGTTCCCACCGCCTTTCTCAGCAAGGGGCCATCACCAAGAGGATGACAGCAATTGAAGAGATGGCAGGAATGGATGTTCTTTGCAGTGACAAAACTGGAACTCTTACTCTCAACAAACTTACAGTGGATAAGTCTTTGATTGAG GTCTTCAACAAGGACATAGATAAGGACACTGTCGTCTTGCTTGCTGCAAGAGCATCTAGGGTTGAAAACCAAGATGCCATTGATGCATCAATTGTTGGGATGTTAGGTGACCCCAAAGag GCAAGAGCAGGAATCACTGAGGTACATTTCCTGCCTTTCAATCCTGTGGATAAGCGCACTGCAATCACCTACATTGACAACAATGGAAACTGGCACAGATGCAGCAAGGGTGCTCCCGAGCAA ATTATTGATCTTTGTGATCTCAAGGGACAAGTGAGAGAAAATGCCCATGCTATAATTGACAAGTATGCAGAGCGCGGTCTTCGTTCTTTGGCAGTTGGTCGACAG ACTGTTCCAGAGAAGAGTAAGGAGAGTGCTGGAGGGCCATGGGAGTTTGTAGGTCTCATGCCTCTCTTTGACCCTCCAAGGCATGACAGTGCTGAGACTATTCGCCGAGCTCTTGAGCTTGGTGTCAATGTGAAGATGATCACTGGTGATCAACTTGCCATTGGAAAAGAGACTGGCCGTAGGCTTGGCATGGGAACTAATATGTATCCCTCGTCCTCTCTCCTTGGTCAGAACAAAGATGAAGCCACTGCTGGAATTGCTGTTGATGAGCTCATTGAGAAGGCTGATGGTTTTGCTGGAGTCTTCCCTG AACATAAGTATGAGATTGTTAAGAAGCTACAAGAAAGGAAGCATATCTGTGGTATGACTGGAGATGGTGTCAATGATGCTCCGGCACTTAAGAAGGCAGACATTGGTATAGCTGTTGCTGATGCAACTGATGCAGCTAGAAGTGCATCTGACATTGTTTTGACAGAGCCAGGATTGAGTGTAATCATCAGTGCTGTGTTGACAAGTCGAGCCATCTTCCAAAGAATGAAGAACTACACAATTTACGCAGTTTCCATCACTATCCGTATTGTGTTGGGATTCTTGTTGGTTGCTCTCATTTGGGAATTTGATTTCTCACCTTTCATGGTTTTGATCATTGCCATCTTAAATGATGGCACAATCATGACCATTTCAAAGGACAGGGTGAAGCCATCTCCTCTACCTGACTCATGGAAACTGAAGGAGATTTTCGCTACTGGTGTTGTTCTTGGAACCTACATGGCTGTCATGACAGTAGTCTTCTTCTGGCTTGCACATGAAACAGAATTTTTCTCTGTATGTAATATCAAACTAGTTCAAAGCTTTCACCAACTATTCAATGTTTATCTCTTAGAACAAACTCTAAACTCCAACAATTTGCAGGAAACCTTCCATGTGAAGCCTCTTACGACCTTGGCTGAGCTTAACTCAGCTCTCTACCTTCAAGTGAGCATTATTAGTCAAGCACTTATCTTTGTGACCCGTTCAAGGAGCTGGTCCTTTGTTGAACGCCCTGGATTTTTGCTTCTTGGTGCCTTCATTGCAGCACAACTG GTTGCCACTTTAATTGCTGTGTATTCAAACTGGGGTTTTGCTAGAATCCAAGGCATTGGGTGGGGATGGGCTGGTGCCATCTGGGTTTTCAGCATAGTCACTTACTTCCCTCTTGATGTTCTCAAGTTCATGATCCGATATGCATTGAGTGGCAAGGCCTGGAATACCTTGCTTCAAAACAAG ACTGCTTTCACAACAAAGAAGGATTATGGAAGAGGTGAAAGGGAAGCTCAGTGGGCATTGGCTCAACGAACAATTCATGGTCTTCAGCCACCGGTAGCTCTTTACAACAGCGATAACCATGAACTTTCTGAGATAGCTGAGCAAGCCAAAAGGCGTGCTGAAGTTGCTAG GCTGAGGGAGCTCCACACATTGAAGGGTCACGTTGAGTCTGTAGTGAAGTTGAAGGGGCTTGACATTGATACTATTCAGCAACACTACACTGTGTAG